From a single Oligoflexia bacterium genomic region:
- a CDS encoding amylo-alpha-1,6-glucosidase → MEDIIQLENQIYIKASSSLADPRTRVVKSGEVFAIFDVSGDLKPIGMRAQGLYREATRYLSQFELKIGNQYPLFLSSTIRSDNTLFTADLSNPDLNQANGEVVHRGTFHIFRSKFLTDDACYEQIEITNFGNSKQSLEINLKFKSDFADMFEIRGIPRIQHGTQDQPVIDSSSVRFEYEGLDKIRRTCKLSFHPAPAKISESSAQFIINSNPQEITTLYITINCLQTLEAALPAVSFQTAFSQIESTKKLKMTSGCRLTASSERFNAWLNRSKSDIQLMLTQIDGVEYPYAGIPWFNSVFGRDGIITALQYLWIDPDLARGVLTYLAKYQSKENISEQDAEPGKILHEFRKGEMVETGEVPFKRYYGSADATPLFITLAGNYFDWTNDRPFIEALWPSIEAGLQWIDTCGDLDGDGFIEYQRRAPNGLANQGWKDSPDSVSHANGELAQGPIALAEVQGYVYEAKIQAAKIASQLGFNDRSEKLIREANILKTNFQKKFWNEELGTFVIALDGNKQQCKVKSSNAGHCLFSGIASRPQALKTAVTLLSNDMFSGWGIRTLSKSEIRYNPMSYHNGSIWPHDNAIIAEGFSRYGLKDEALKLITTLFDVSTYMDLYRLPELFCGFDKRTGEGPTFYPVACSPQAWAAGSVFMLLKACLGLVVDSYNNKISFYHPVLPNFLTDLSIKNLKTAHSTVDLLLRRHQDEISVYVQKRTGNVEINIIK, encoded by the coding sequence ATGGAAGATATCATCCAACTCGAAAACCAAATATATATAAAAGCATCATCTTCACTTGCTGACCCAAGAACTCGCGTAGTTAAAAGCGGTGAGGTTTTTGCTATTTTTGATGTCTCAGGAGATCTCAAGCCTATAGGCATGCGAGCACAAGGTCTTTACAGGGAGGCAACCCGCTATCTTTCACAATTTGAATTAAAGATCGGAAATCAATATCCACTATTTCTAAGCTCTACGATTCGTAGTGATAATACATTATTTACAGCAGATCTTAGCAATCCAGATTTGAATCAAGCTAACGGAGAAGTTGTACATCGCGGGACCTTTCATATTTTTAGATCAAAATTTCTCACCGATGATGCCTGTTATGAACAAATAGAAATTACAAATTTTGGGAACAGTAAACAGAGTTTAGAAATAAATCTAAAATTTAAATCAGATTTTGCAGACATGTTTGAAATCAGAGGTATTCCCCGCATACAACATGGTACGCAGGATCAGCCCGTTATTGACTCAAGTTCAGTTAGATTTGAATACGAAGGTTTAGATAAAATTAGACGTACATGTAAACTCAGTTTTCATCCAGCACCTGCTAAAATATCTGAATCAAGTGCACAATTTATTATTAATTCTAACCCGCAAGAAATAACCACACTATACATCACAATTAATTGTCTTCAGACTTTAGAAGCTGCGTTGCCCGCAGTTAGTTTTCAAACAGCTTTTTCACAGATTGAATCGACTAAAAAATTAAAAATGACCAGTGGCTGTCGTCTTACTGCATCGAGTGAACGCTTTAATGCTTGGCTTAATCGATCAAAATCAGACATTCAACTCATGCTCACACAAATTGATGGTGTTGAGTATCCGTATGCGGGAATTCCCTGGTTCAATTCTGTCTTTGGGCGAGATGGAATCATTACCGCACTTCAATATCTTTGGATTGATCCTGATTTAGCAAGAGGTGTACTGACGTATCTTGCCAAGTATCAATCAAAGGAAAATATTTCTGAACAAGATGCTGAACCAGGGAAAATTCTCCATGAATTTCGCAAAGGCGAAATGGTAGAAACCGGTGAAGTTCCGTTCAAAAGATATTACGGCTCTGCAGATGCAACACCACTTTTTATTACATTAGCAGGAAATTATTTTGATTGGACAAATGATCGCCCTTTCATTGAAGCACTTTGGCCTTCAATAGAGGCAGGGCTTCAATGGATCGATACTTGTGGCGACCTTGATGGCGATGGATTCATAGAATATCAACGACGGGCACCAAACGGATTAGCCAATCAAGGATGGAAAGATTCACCCGATTCAGTGTCCCACGCCAACGGTGAATTAGCCCAGGGCCCCATCGCATTAGCAGAAGTACAAGGCTATGTGTATGAGGCAAAAATTCAAGCAGCAAAAATCGCCAGTCAATTAGGCTTTAACGATCGATCTGAAAAACTCATACGCGAAGCAAATATATTAAAAACAAATTTTCAAAAGAAATTTTGGAATGAAGAACTTGGAACTTTCGTTATTGCTCTTGATGGAAATAAACAACAATGCAAAGTCAAAAGTTCTAATGCGGGCCATTGTCTCTTTTCAGGTATTGCATCAAGACCACAAGCTCTCAAAACGGCAGTAACACTTCTTTCAAATGATATGTTTTCTGGTTGGGGAATCAGAACACTTTCAAAATCAGAGATTCGTTATAATCCAATGTCATACCATAATGGCTCGATCTGGCCCCATGATAACGCTATAATCGCTGAGGGTTTTTCTCGATACGGTTTAAAAGACGAAGCACTTAAACTTATAACTACACTTTTTGACGTTTCAACATACATGGATTTATATCGACTACCCGAATTATTCTGTGGTTTTGACAAACGCACTGGTGAAGGCCCAACATTTTACCCTGTCGCGTGTTCGCCACAGGCCTGGGCAGCAGGTTCTGTATTTATGCTCTTAAAGGCTTGTCTTGGATTAGTGGTAGATAGTTATAATAACAAAATCAGCTTTTACCACCCGGTACTTCCTAATTTTTTGACAGATCTCAGCATTAAAAATTTAAAAACAGCACATTCAACAGTAGATCTTCTTTTACGAAGACACCAAGACGAAATCAGCGTGTATGTACAAAAGAGAACTGGGAATGTAGAAATTAATATAATTAAATAA
- a CDS encoding glycosyltransferase family 4 protein — MSLFAPNTPPKSCTELLYRKNTKAYFMQILIAMRIAQVSPLFESVPPKLYGGTERVVSYLTEELIRLGHDVTLFASGDSLTAARLVSPCAKAIRQLGKNDCSLIPQLVMLEQLKREKSEYDIAHFHLDYLHYSLLREHDIPSVTTMHSRLDIAQLIPLYQEFSEIPVVSISDAQRIPLPWLNWKGTVHHGLPTDLYSLYTKPQRYAAFLGRISPEKRPDRAIEITRRAGIKLKIAAKVGYPDEDYWENFIKPLIAKSPHVEFIGEINETEKNEFLGNATVMIAPIDWPEPFGLVIIEAMACGTPVLAYRCGSTPELIKNGVNGYIVDNMSSAEKCMNKINEIDRTKCRLYFEEHFAVEKMAREYVRVYENILNAENEFEAPVYSILPGINPWKISSNSKTKYI, encoded by the coding sequence ATGAGTCTTTTTGCCCCAAATACGCCGCCAAAATCGTGTACAGAACTTTTATACCGTAAAAATACTAAGGCATATTTTATGCAAATACTCATCGCTATGCGAATTGCTCAAGTCTCACCATTATTTGAAAGTGTTCCTCCAAAACTCTACGGAGGCACTGAACGTGTAGTATCTTATTTAACTGAAGAATTAATACGCCTTGGTCACGATGTTACTTTATTTGCCAGTGGCGACTCACTTACAGCTGCAAGACTTGTTTCACCATGCGCAAAAGCAATAAGACAATTAGGCAAAAATGATTGTTCACTTATTCCACAATTAGTCATGCTTGAACAACTTAAGCGTGAAAAATCAGAATACGACATTGCACATTTTCACTTAGATTATCTTCATTACTCTTTGCTACGCGAACATGACATTCCATCAGTAACGACCATGCATAGTAGACTTGATATTGCGCAACTTATTCCACTCTATCAAGAATTCAGTGAAATCCCCGTGGTCTCTATATCAGATGCGCAACGCATTCCCCTTCCATGGCTCAATTGGAAGGGAACTGTGCATCATGGTCTTCCCACAGATTTATATTCACTTTATACAAAACCCCAAAGATACGCAGCTTTCTTAGGAAGAATATCTCCAGAGAAAAGACCTGATCGCGCCATTGAGATTACTCGACGCGCTGGAATAAAATTAAAGATCGCAGCAAAAGTTGGTTACCCTGATGAGGATTATTGGGAAAATTTCATAAAACCCTTAATTGCAAAATCACCACATGTAGAATTCATCGGTGAAATTAATGAAACGGAAAAAAATGAATTTCTAGGTAACGCAACTGTAATGATTGCGCCCATCGATTGGCCCGAGCCATTTGGCCTTGTTATTATTGAAGCCATGGCGTGCGGCACTCCTGTTTTAGCTTATCGATGCGGGTCTACTCCTGAGTTGATCAAGAATGGCGTCAACGGCTACATCGTTGATAATATGAGCTCCGCTGAGAAATGTATGAATAAGATAAATGAAATTGACCGAACCAAGTGCCGTCTTTATTTTGAAGAACATTTTGCAGTTGAAAAAATGGCGCGCGAGTATGTGAGGGTTTATGAGAACATTCTCAATGCGGAAAATGAATTCGAGGCTCCGGTTTACTCAATTCTTCCTGGAATAAATCCATGGAAGATATCATCCAACTCGAAAACCAAATATATATAA